From Gloeocapsopsis sp. IPPAS B-1203, one genomic window encodes:
- a CDS encoding isoprenylcysteine carboxylmethyltransferase family protein, producing MITTFLAYFLIACYFVVERKLRKGEQALSLQPGLSDRNSSYMMWANGLFSILLVLLAPILNFYNLGHWNNIYVSWIGIIMMMSGLSTRYWAAQTLGKFYTRTLQIVEEHQIIDIDLYSIIRHPGYLGVFIMTIGAGLAVSNWIVLLMTTFTSFVSCDYRIRVEEEMLESRFGEDYKVYKEKTNKIIPLVY from the coding sequence ATGATAACAACTTTTTTAGCTTATTTTTTAATAGCTTGTTACTTTGTTGTAGAGAGGAAACTCAGAAAAGGAGAACAAGCCCTTAGCCTTCAACCAGGTTTATCTGATCGTAATAGTTCCTATATGATGTGGGCTAATGGTTTATTTAGTATTTTACTTGTATTGTTAGCACCTATCTTAAATTTTTATAATTTAGGGCATTGGAATAATATATATGTTAGTTGGATAGGAATTATTATGATGATGAGTGGTCTTTCAACTCGATACTGGGCTGCTCAAACACTGGGTAAATTTTATACGCGAACACTTCAAATTGTTGAAGAACACCAAATTATTGATATTGATTTATATAGTATTATTCGCCATCCTGGTTATTTAGGTGTTTTTATAATGACTATTGGTGCAGGACTAGCTGTATCTAATTGGATTGTACTTTTAATGACTACATTCACTAGTTTTGTGTCATGTGATTATCGTATTCGTGTAGAAGAGGAGATGCTAGAAAGTAGATTTGGAGAAGACTATAAAGTCTATAAAGAAAAGACTAATAAGATAATTCCCTTAGTTTACTAA
- a CDS encoding Uma2 family endonuclease, which produces MLLNLSAIAPIKEEQYLKICEDNPDLKLELDQYGTLIVMPPTGGITGDRNSEINYQLRAWNKQKKLGKVFDSSTEFKLPNGAFRSPDTAWISLERWNRLTPKEQEKFPPLAPDFVIELRSSSDRLKPLQEKMQEYITNDVRLGWLIDPQNRQVEVYRLGHSVEILSSPNSLSGEDVLPDFELDLNEIW; this is translated from the coding sequence ATGCTGTTGAATCTTAGTGCGATCGCTCCTATTAAAGAAGAGCAGTATCTTAAAATCTGTGAGGATAATCCTGATTTAAAGCTTGAACTCGATCAATATGGTACTTTAATTGTTATGCCACCTACAGGAGGAATTACAGGCGATCGCAATTCAGAAATTAACTATCAACTCCGCGCTTGGAATAAGCAAAAAAAATTAGGTAAAGTTTTTGATTCTTCTACAGAGTTTAAGTTACCAAACGGTGCTTTTCGTTCTCCTGACACTGCTTGGATTAGTTTAGAGCGTTGGAATAGATTAACACCAAAAGAGCAAGAAAAATTTCCTCCGCTTGCACCTGATTTTGTGATTGAATTACGCTCTAGTAGCGATCGCTTGAAGCCTTTACAAGAGAAGATGCAAGAGTACATTACTAATGATGTGCGCTTAGGTTGGCTTATTGATCCGCAAAATCGACAAGTAGAAGTTTATCGTCTAGGACATTCTGTGGAAATACTATCATCGCCTAACTCTTTGTCAGGAGAAGATGTACTACCAGACTTTGAGCTTGATTTAAATGAAATTTGGTAG
- the crtI gene encoding phytoene desaturase family protein, whose protein sequence is MSQQIIIVGAGPGGLATAMRLASQGYSVQIFEAADRVGGRMRGFVDGDYAFDTGPTILQLPRVYEELFTESGLKLTDYIHFKQLNPNTRIRFWDNSQLDLTSDLDAFKAQLAAMRPDLPEAFDRWYTEHIRKNEAGYKPYLGSPVRSPLGYLRPGEIATGLSFRPWETLYQHFWRFFQDDRLVYALSYPSKYLGMHPTVCSSIFSLIPFLEFAGGVWHPEGGFRGLAQALAHAAKDLGVKIHLNCPVKQVWIEGDRTRGVELVSGERIVADAVIVNADFGYGVRHLLPESARGRYSDNKLKSMQFSCSTFMLYLGLNRRYELPHHQLYLSEHIRKRDRPWVDDSALDETDPPFYVCNPSIIDPSNAPAGHSTLYVLAPIPNTSYGVDWATKQQVYRNLVIKRMSILGFADVEKHIVTETCYTADTWRDDYNVYLGAVFNLGHGWRQLGPFRPPIRSENVRNLYWIGGAVHPGSGLLTILEAARSAAFFVNQDLGSLAAV, encoded by the coding sequence ATGTCACAACAAATTATTATTGTAGGAGCAGGACCTGGTGGCTTAGCAACAGCGATGCGACTAGCGAGTCAAGGATACTCAGTACAAATCTTTGAAGCTGCAGATCGCGTTGGTGGAAGAATGCGGGGATTTGTTGATGGAGATTATGCTTTTGATACTGGACCGACTATTTTACAGCTACCACGCGTGTACGAGGAATTATTTACCGAGTCGGGGTTAAAGTTAACAGACTATATTCACTTCAAGCAGCTTAATCCAAATACACGGATACGATTCTGGGATAATAGCCAGCTAGATCTAACTTCAGATCTTGATGCTTTTAAAGCACAACTTGCGGCAATGCGTCCAGATTTACCAGAAGCATTTGATCGATGGTATACAGAGCATATTCGTAAAAATGAGGCAGGTTATAAGCCTTATTTAGGTTCACCTGTGCGATCGCCTTTGGGATACTTGCGTCCTGGTGAAATAGCAACTGGCTTGTCTTTTCGTCCTTGGGAAACACTGTATCAACATTTTTGGCGCTTTTTTCAAGACGATCGCTTGGTATATGCACTCAGCTATCCATCGAAGTATCTGGGAATGCATCCGACAGTTTGTTCGAGTATATTTAGCTTGATTCCCTTTTTAGAATTTGCTGGTGGAGTTTGGCATCCTGAAGGTGGATTTCGTGGACTAGCACAAGCTTTAGCTCATGCGGCGAAGGATTTAGGCGTTAAGATTCACTTGAATTGTCCTGTTAAACAGGTGTGGATAGAAGGCGATCGCACTCGTGGTGTTGAGTTAGTCAGTGGCGAACGCATTGTTGCAGATGCAGTTATTGTCAATGCAGACTTTGGTTATGGTGTGCGACATTTACTTCCCGAATCGGCGCGGGGACGTTACAGCGACAACAAACTTAAATCAATGCAGTTTTCGTGTTCAACGTTTATGCTGTACTTGGGTCTTAATCGCCGTTATGAATTACCACATCATCAACTATATTTATCTGAACATATCCGCAAGCGCGATCGCCCTTGGGTGGATGATTCTGCATTAGATGAAACAGATCCTCCATTTTATGTCTGCAATCCGTCAATTATTGATCCTAGTAATGCTCCAGCAGGACACAGTACACTGTATGTTTTAGCCCCAATTCCAAATACATCCTACGGCGTTGATTGGGCTACAAAGCAACAGGTATATCGAAACTTAGTTATTAAACGGATGTCAATTTTAGGCTTTGCAGATGTAGAAAAGCATATTGTCACTGAAACTTGCTACACAGCGGATACTTGGCGCGATGATTACAATGTTTACTTAGGTGCAGTTTTCAATTTAGGGCATGGATGGCGTCAGTTAGGTCCATTCCGTCCTCCCATTCGCTCTGAGAATGTCCGCAATTTATACTGGATTGGTGGTGCTGTGCATCCTGGTAGTGGGTTGTTAACTATTTTAGAAGCAGCGCGGAGTGCAGCGTTTTTTGTGAATCAAGACTTAGGATCACTAGCTGCTGTATAG